ttttttgttctttctcctaTAGCTATTGTATTATCCAGAGCAGTCTGTTTTCATTCAATATgcatttgttggaggaggccacttgtggttcccagctgctcagccccgaaataatcacacaaaaaaactgtattaataaaatcacctgcttggcccattagctctagcttctttttggctaacttttatatattgatttatacatttatattaatctgtgtatcaccacgagactgtggcttactgtgAAAATTTCCGTGTCTATCTCTGACAgggtacatggcttctctctaactccactcttctttctcccagtagtCAGTCAATTCCTCCCCATCTAGCTTGCTCTATtccaccctgctctgctataggctaaaagcagttctttattcattaatggtaattacagcatacagagggaaatctaatatcatttccccttttctgtttaaatgaaaaagaagattttaactttaacatagtaaaattacatataacaaaacagatatcaagcaagaattacagttacaatatttataactactttaCATTTtcccataactaaggaaaactataactgtaactatctattcatcaactccatcaaacactccagaaggatataatattacctaagtaaacacagaaagtacattgtaagcaacttccaacacTCTAAAAATTGACAGCAATATCTTgtttcctggacagtcactcaaagttcttctgggTGGACCAGGAATGGTCACCAAGACTCAGAAAGTAGACCTGGGCCCCCGGCtcccagagaagaagaaaaagaagaagaagagaaagaaggcgATGGTTACAGAGGTCACAGAACCAGAGACTCAATACTCAGTCTTAAACAATAACGACTATTTTGTCGATGTTTCTCCTCCAAGAGTTACATCTCCCTCCAACAATGTGGGTGAAGGACAGGACCCTGAGACATCACTgggcaagagaaagaagaagaaaaagtcccCTACTGCTCACTTGGAGGAGCACCTGGAGTCGGAGGCCACACAGAGAGGATGGAAAAAGTCCCCCAGCCCTAGAAGGCAGGTTCGTGAGCAGTCAGCAGAATGCGTCAgcggagaggagaaaaagaagagaaggaagttcTTACCACCAGCCACCTCCCAAGGCTCAGTGCTGAAGACCTCCCCAGACCCCAAGCGTGCTGAGGAAGTAAGCAAAGCCAGTAAGGAGGCCAAAaaacacaggaaggaaaaaaaggttcTGGACATTGAGGCCTGTCCTCCCCAGGACTCTTGGTTCTGTGAGGCTGGGGATGCTCTGTGCCCATGCTCAGGGGAGATAGAGGGTGAGGAGCAGGCGGCCTTGGGGCAGAAAAGGAAGCAGGGGAGCCCCAGAGAGCAcagcacaaagaaaaagaagaagaagacccaCCAAGAGGGAGACATCCTCCCAATCCACTCCAAGGTCTCTGTAGAGAGCAGCCTGAAGAAAGGAAGTAAGAAGTCACT
This genomic window from Chionomys nivalis chromosome 2, mChiNiv1.1, whole genome shotgun sequence contains:
- the LOC130869891 gene encoding lysine-rich nucleolar protein 1-like, which translates into the protein MVTKTQKVDLGPRLPEKKKKKKKRKKAMVTEVTEPETQYSVLNNNDYFVDVSPPRVTSPSNNVGEGQDPETSLGKRKKKKKSPTAHLEEHLESEATQRGWKKSPSPRRQVREQSAECVSGEEKKKRRKFLPPATSQGSVLKTSPDPKRAEEVSKASKEAKKHRKEKKVLDIEACPPQDSWFCEAGDALCPCSGEIEGEEQAALGQKRKQGSPREHSTKKKKKKTHQEGDILPIHSKVSVESSLKKGSKKSLKSEALDYIPIDSPKSPGKKKVKSKKKVDQPDGEGLAVKRKKKKRKDSGVKEDRWQEEEEESDTDLEVVLEKKGNMDEACIDQVRRKALQEEIDRESGKTEASKPKKWTGTQFGQWDTAGFENEEQKLKFLKLMGGFKHLSPSFSRPPSMTSRHNMALDKKSSDTLQQNLQQDYDRAMSWKYSRGAGLGFSSEARKVFYIDRNASKSIKLQD